A single genomic interval of Flavihumibacter rivuli harbors:
- a CDS encoding YeeE/YedE family protein, which produces MSFIEWLKQPWPWYVAGPLIGLTVPTLLLLGNKSFGISSSLRHVCAACLPAKIPFFQYDWKKEVWNLFFVFGIFLGGILTTLLLSNPNPIEVHPNLVNELAGYGINDYSGLVPRDVFNWTALFTLRGFLMMVVGGFMVGFGTRYAGGCTSGHAIMGISNLQWPSVVATCCFMAGGFLMANVILPFILRL; this is translated from the coding sequence ATGAGTTTTATTGAATGGCTCAAACAACCCTGGCCCTGGTATGTAGCAGGCCCCCTGATCGGGTTAACGGTTCCCACATTGTTGTTGCTGGGAAATAAGTCTTTTGGCATCTCCTCCTCATTGCGTCACGTATGTGCGGCTTGCCTGCCAGCCAAGATCCCCTTCTTCCAATATGATTGGAAAAAGGAAGTCTGGAACCTCTTCTTCGTTTTCGGGATCTTCCTGGGGGGGATCCTGACAACCCTGCTGTTGTCGAACCCCAACCCCATCGAAGTGCATCCCAACCTGGTGAATGAACTCGCAGGGTATGGTATCAATGACTACAGCGGTCTCGTGCCCAGGGATGTGTTCAACTGGACAGCACTGTTCACCCTTCGTGGTTTCCTCATGATGGTGGTGGGTGGTTTCATGGTGGGCTTCGGTACCCGTTATGCCGGTGGTTGTACTTCGGGACATGCTATCATGGGCATCTCTAACCTGCAGTGGCCTTCCGTAGTAGCTACCTGTTGTTTCATGGCCGGTGGTTTCCTGATGGCCAATGTGATCCTTCCCTTCATTTTAAGACTCTAA